The Cydia pomonella isolate Wapato2018A chromosome 17, ilCydPomo1, whole genome shotgun sequence genome includes a window with the following:
- the LOC133526827 gene encoding chromatin assembly factor 1 subunit A-like translates to MKTNKAVENVEITPSKKKLTQARLPFKLISEDASTPVAPPTRKRKLSADGTEPAPKGKICKENNELDDLVVISDDECKDSQKLEKEAKAMNPFVKLVDTAWKKKLQKAKSPKRRKSRKSTSKQIESIENKSETEQGDAEDVEMMDVDTENQEQTENKQKSPKANPKSKKTEIEKENKASNDDLPDVVELEDSNDCLDMKKPNETEKESDTNTEVKETAPVTPRSSRKSKSETDTEKSNESKPAPRTPERKAKGNKDKPNTSLPAKLNESVSSPSTPKRNSRSSSVTNSLNDSVSESASTPAANLTPKQLQKKLESAKKREEREKEKQEREKKRQEEKEEKAKQRQEKEDAKKREREEKEEQKRKEREEKEKQKELEKKLREEKEEQKKKEREEKEEQRRKEKEEKEELKRKEKEAKEEEKRKKQEALEHEKQELELKKKKAAEAFVNFFVPKQKEEPKAVVSQNSILSSFTIKADMRLAPLIRVELSDTQKQDMDQLMSGQKLVEKDLYLKNLKKEGVKIGCSGKTWPLTDKEDDCMIVEDELPPIEGADEVLACEPATREKLRPKLFSFHENKRPPYWGTWRKKSSFVTARRPFGQEKQLDYDVDSDEDWEEEQEGESLDGSVAGDDDEPDDDYEVDNEVFVPHGYLSDEEATMDEEEDKDNVLSLSPETQKARLKNLEDEFESEMKKPTEKLKPRLYGLIWETKDGGKPENCIDALWNYFGKFSMIMDDASIDSLLQPPSEPQEPEKKKIKKKKVAEREQQSPKSEKKKKAKSENKETKKVKPEPKQEAKKNQPGINSFLTKLKST, encoded by the exons ATGAAAACGAACAAAGCGGTTGAGAATGTGGAGATCACACCATCTAAAAAGAAACTGACACAGGCTCGCTTGCCTTTCAAGCTTATTAGCGAAGATGCTTCAACCCCAGTGGCTCCTCCGACGAGGAAGAGGAAGCTCTCGGCAGACGGAACGGAACCCGCCCCTAAGGGTAAGATCTGTAAAGAAAATAACGAACTTGACGATTTGGTAGTTATTAGTGATGACGAGTGTAAAGACAGCCAGAAATTGGAAAAGGAGGCGAAGGCGATGAATCCGTTCGTTAAGCTCGTCGATACCGCTTGGAAAAAGAAGTTACAGAAAGCAAAGTCTCCTAAAAGACGTAAAAGTAGGAAAAGTACTTCAAAACAGATTGAATCTATTGAAAACAAAAGTGAAACGGAACAAGGTGATGCCGAGGATGTTGAAATGATGGACGTAGACACTGAGAACCAGGAGCAAACTGAAAACAAACAGAAATCTCCTAAGGCAAatcctaaatctaaaaaaactgaaatagagAAAGAAAACAAAGCTTCTAACGATGATCTTCCTGATGTTGTGGAACTTGAGGACTCAAATGACTGTCTTGACATGAAAAAACCAAATGAAACCGAAAAAGAATCGGATACCAACACTGAAGTCAAAGAAACAGCTCCCGTTACTCCTAGAAGTTCAAGAAAGTCAAAGTCAGAAACAGACACAGAAAAATCAAATGAATCTAAGCCAGCTCCAAGGACTCCTGAGCGCAAAGCTAAGGGTAATAAAGACAAGCCTAACACATCATTACCGGCCAAGTTGAATGAGTCTGTCTCCAGCCCGTCAACCCCAAAACGCAACAGTAGGAGTTCTTCTGTCACAAATAGCCTCAATGATTCAGTCAGCGAGTCCGCTAGCACACCGGCGGCCAACTTAACTCCAAAAcag ttgcaaaaaaaattagaatCTGCTAAGAAGCGGGAAGAGCGAGAAAAAGAAAAGCAGGAACGTGAAAAGAAGCgacaagaagaaaaagaagaaaaggCTAAACAGAGACAGGAGAAGGAAGATGCCAAAAAGCGGGAGCGAGAGGAAAAAGAGGAGCAGAAGAGAAAAGAAAGGGAAGAGAAGGAGAAGCAAAAGGAGTTGGAAAAAA aattaagAGAGGAAAAGGAAGAGCAAAAGAAAAAGGAACGggaagaaaaagaagaacaaaGACGCAAAGAGAAAGAGGAAAAAGAAGAACTGAAACGCAAAGAAAAAGAGGCCAAAGAGGAGGAAAAACGCAAGAAACAGGAAGCGCTAGAACATGAGAAACAGGAACTGGAACTTAAGAAGAAAAAAGCAGCAGAAGCGTTTGTTAACTTCTTTGTACCGAAACAGAAGGAAGAACCAAAAGCCGTAGTTAGCCAGAACAGTATTCTATCTAGTTTTACCATAAAAGCTGATATGAGATTAGCTCCATTGATACGCGTGGAACTCTCTGATACGCAGAAGCAAGATATGGATCAATTAATGAGTGGTCAAAAATTGGTGGAAAAGGATCTTTATTTGAAGAATTTGAAGAAGGAAGGTGTTAAAATAGGATGTAGCGGGAAGACTTGGCCGCTGACTGATAAAGAAGATGATTGTATGATTGTTG aGGACGAGCTACCTCCAATAGAGGGCGCTGACGAAGTACTGGCTTGCGAGCCAGCCACAAGGGAAAAGCTTCGTCCAAAGCTGTTCAGCTTCCATGAAAACAAGCGACCACCTTATTGGGGAACTTGGAGGAAGAAGAGTTCCTTCGTCACAGCTAGGAGACCTTTCGGACAGGAG AAGCAACTAGACTACGACGTGGACAGCGACGAGGACTGGGAGGAGGAGCAGGAGGGCGAGAGCCTCGACGGCAGCGTGGCCGGCGACGACGACGAGCCGGACGACGACTACGAGGTCGACAACGAGGTGTTCGTGCCGCACGGATATCTCAGCGACGAG GAAGCCACAATGGATGAGGAAGAAGACAAAGACAACGTCCTATCCCTTTCCCCCGAAACGCAAAAGGCACGCCTCAAAAACCTAGAAGACGAATTCGAGTCCGAAATGAAGAAACCTACAGAAAAACTAAAACCTCGGCTCTATGGTCTAATATGGGAAACTAAAGATGGCGGCAAACCAGAAAACTGCATCGACGCTCTATGGAATTATTTCGGGAAATTCTCTATGATCATGGATGACGCATCTATTGACAGTCTGTTACAACCACCGTCTGAGCCACAGGAAccagaaaagaaaaaaattaaaaagaagaaAGTAGCCGAAAGAGAGCAACAGAGCCCTAAGAGCGAGAAAAAGAAAAAGGCCAAATCAGAAAACAAAGAAACTAAGAAAGTTAAGCCTGAGCCGAAGCAGGAAGCTAAGAAAAATCAACCTGGTATTAACTcatttttaactaaattaaaatcgACTTAA
- the LOC133526823 gene encoding uncharacterized protein LOC133526823, producing the protein MSKVKWDFRDISWLLRKFRQFLLGRKHDIPNLHIRFPPRLSPRSIPTPSIPRGPEFINKYYDQWYMDRSAKDGVKPPIVGPLGEGPAYPLDCTKTPQISSIKPTEVKFACPPTPGTPWWWDGHFYYECKPEKPKPKKPVKCDPPPDQCAKC; encoded by the exons ATGTCAAAAGTAAAATGGGATTTTCGAGATATTTCTTGGTTACTACGAAAGTTTCGTCAGTTTCTATTAGGAAGAAAACACGACATTCCTAATCTCCACATTCGCTTCCCACCTCGGTTATCCCCAAGGTCCATCCCAACTCCCAGCATTCCTCGTGGACCGGAATTCATTAATAAATACTATGATCAGTGGTATATGGACAGGAGCGCTAAAGATGGAGTTAAGCCTCCAATTGTGGGACCTTTAGGTGAGGGTCCCGCATACCCGTTGGACTGTACGAAGACACCTCAGATTAGCAGCATAAAACCAACcgag GTGAAGTTCGCCTGCCCCCCGACCCCTGGCACGCCATGGTGGTGGGACGGCCACTTCTACTACGAGTGTAAACCCGAGAAGCCGAAACCCAAGAAGCCCGTCAAATGTGATCCTCCACCCGACCAGTGTGCTAAGTGTTAA